The genomic region ATTATAGAGGTGCTTGTTTATTTGAGCTATGTATGGATTATTCCATACAAGTTGGCTCAGGGTCCTTTACCTAGGATTAATGAATTGAAAAGTTTATCTGAAACATTTGATGTATTCATAGTACTTATTATGCCTCATGAAGTACCTGGCGGCATAGATTATTATTTATCAATGCTTAATAGTTATGGCATAGAATACATACATGTTCCAACCCCTGATTTTCACCCCTTACAATTATTGGAACTATATTATTTATCGAGGTATATTGAGGAGCAAATCAGTAATGGTAGAAAAGTTTTCGTTCACTGTATGGGTGGTGTTGGAAGGAGTGGTTTAGTAACAGCTTCGTATCTAGTGTATAAGGGATATGATCTATATAGTGCTATCAAGTATTTACGTGATAGAGTTCCTTATGCAATTGAGAATATTGGTCAGCTAAGAATGCTTGAAGACTATTATTTATTTATGAAAATAATTGATAAAGATCATTTTGGAAAAGTATTTGATCTATTTATGAAGCATAGCTCGAATACCATGTTTAAACATTCATCTAAAACTGCTCAACTGGTCATAGAGCTTGCTGACCTATTTGGTCTTAGAATTGATAAGTCAATGTATAAAACATTATTGTCATCAATCCTGCACTCAATACGAGATCTAAGAATAATTGAGAAGACACTAGAGAATACATGCACAGATATAGATTACTGTAAGAAGCTAACTATTTCTATAATAAAAACTTTAAAGAATTGGACAATCCCCAGCAACCGGGAAGAACTATTAATACTTGTCTCCCATACACTGGATTATACCCGTGATCAAAGAGTCGTATTTACTGATACAAATATACTTAGCAAAAAAGCTAGTATAACATTATATTGCGACTATGATTGTACAGTTATAATCAATAAACTAGGAGATCTACTAAATAAGATAGAAGGAGTGATCGGGAAGAAAATAGAGATTTATCAACAATCATATATGGATTCAGTATAGAGAATGGTCCGTGCCCGCTTACTGGCTAGGATATATCATCGCTCCAAGCGGAGCTACTATCCCGGGTTCTTCTTCATCCCATTTATTCTTAATTATATAGAGCATAATATTAGTTTGCCGTTTTCCTTTTAATTATCGGTATCGACTATGTTAAATACTTAATTATTTTCTTAAATGGGTATATGATCATATTGAACGTTATTCTGAAAACTTCTATAATAATACATATGATTGCCTTTACTAATCCTTTCTCAGACGCTATTCTCGCTATTTTTATCCATTCTATTTTCGCCATAACATATGTTAGATAAAGCGTTAACACTATGAGTATAGGTAATGTAATATATTCCGGATAATTTGTAGTTGCTCTTATAGCCCATTCAATGGATGAACCAAAGAATACAGCGAGTCCTGTAATAGTTATTTTTCCTGCTAGGAGAGCTATGAAGTATTTTTTCAAACTATACTTGGTTGCTCCTAGTGGAATATATATTATATCATCAGGTAGTGGTGATGCAGCAAAAATGAATACAGCTATAAAAGTTGATTTTCTAAATAATCTTGTGAATAATTCAAGATTTTCCTTCATATTCTCCGGTAATACATGTCTTATTCCCCAACCAAAATAATAAACTACTACTTTACCTAAAGCAGCACCAAATCCTCCAGCAAATGTTATCATTGCATGTATGATTGGGTCGTGAACGGAGCCAGAATATAATACTATAAATACTAAGTATGGTATAGTAGAGTATGGAATAGCGTTTCCTATAAGAGATACAATAAATACTCCGAAAACTCCGTACTGGTAAATAAGCCATGATAATCCCTGAGATATCGTCAAATATTACACCGTTTTCAACAGTTATTAACTATTGATAACTAGGTCATTATTTAATTTTTAATAGGGAACATGAATTAAAATATATTGAGTGTTTACAAAATGTGTTAGGGATGCCTAACATCTATTATATGGGGATATAATATGATGCAAACAACATTAGACACATTGCCAAGTGGTGCAAAAGCGAGGATAATAGGATTCGCTCATGGAGGGGGCTGGCTATATAGATTGTACCAAATGGGTTTTACCCCCGGGGCAATCATAGAGGTTGTAGCTAATTATGGCAAAGGCCCCCTAATTGTCCGTATTATGGGGGCAGAGGTTGCTGTTGGGAGAGGAATTGCTAGGAGAATACTTGTCCAACCACTATAATTATCGGGGGTGATTTACTTTTGCCTAAAGAATACATAGAAGTAGGAGTTATAGGGCAACCAAATGTTGGTAAATCCACTTTATTCAATGTATTAACTGGTAGAAAGGTTCATGTAGCTAATTGGCCTGGAGTCACTGTTGAGAAGCATGTGGGTGAACGTATTCATCGGGGTAGAAGAATAATTTTTGTTGATTTACCTGGAATTTATGGTTTTTCAGCGACAACGATCGAGGAGAGAATTGCGAGAAAATATATTTTAACTCAACAACCAGATGTCCTACTAGTGCTTGTCGATTCGTTGAATCCTGAGAGAACAATGTATTTAGCTATACAAGCATTAGAAATAACTCCCAGAGTCATACTTGTTTTCACTAAGGTAGATAGCGTCCATGCTCATGGTATTCACATAAATTATCGGGCTTTATCAAATAAATTAGATGTTCCAGTGGTTCCAGTATCTTCCGCTACTGGAGTCGGAATAGTTGAGTTGCTCGATACAATAATAGACGTGAAAGAGGAGCGTAAGGGTAGGAAGACTCCTCTTATAGTTGACTATAAAGAATTGAATCCATTTATTGATTCAATAGTGGATATATTGAGGGAGAAGAACGGCAACATATTAGGTTTCCCAATTAGATGGGTTGCTGTTAGGCTGTTGGAAGGTGACGAAGAACTTGAACAAATTATTTGGCAGAAAATGGGGGAAGATGTACTAGAGAGAATACGTGCGATTAGAGATGAAGTTAAGAAAATATTTGGTAGAGAACCATCAGAGCTTTTGTCTATTAGAAGATTTGAATACATCAACGAAATATTGAAGGGGGTAGTTATTCGTATTAGTATTAGCTCTAGGAAAAGCAAAGTACTTTCATACTTTTATAAACCAATTATTGGCCCAACTCTCGGCTTAACCATACTATTTACTATTTTCATCTTAGCTTTCACGATCAATACCGGTTTTCCTCTGAACATTATATTGGATATCATGGGTTACCCCGATCTTGCATCAGCTGTTGAAGAGTATAGTATAGGAGGACTAATGGAGTCTGGCTTTGATTATCTAAGCAATATCCTATATAGTGTTATGGGAGATAATATGTATTCACATCTCATAATAGATGGTATAATAGGTGGTGTTGGCTCAGTATTAATGTTTCTACCATTAATAATGGTTGTAGCCTTAATGCTTGCTATACTAGAGGATTCAGGCTTGGCTCCTAGAATAGCTGTTAGCCTCCATGGAATGTTGACAAAAATAGGTGTATCGGGCCATGCTATCTTTCCCATGATGCTTGGTTTAGGCTGTAATGTACCAGCTATAATGGCGACAAGAGCTACTCCTAATATACGTGAAAGACTAAGATTAATTATGACTCTACCATTTATTCCATGTCAAGCTAGGTTAGTGGTTATGTTAGCTTTTGCATCAGCTTTGTCAGGTATAAAAGGTCTTCTACTAATAATATATGGGTATGTTGCGGCTTTCGCCACTTTTGCAATCACTAACAAGCTTCTCTACATATATGATAAGAAGAAGAATAAGATTATTGAACCAGAGATCCTCTTGGAGCTGCCACCGCTTCATAGACCAATACCTAGAGTTATATGGTGGCATGTATGGGATGCGACAAGACATTTCCTAATAAAGGCGGGAACAATTATTTTCTTTCTAAGCATAATAATATGGTTCTCCGTAAGCTTCACATCCTCTCTAACCTATACAAGTGATCCCTCTATAAGCATAGCTTCAGATATAGCTAAAGTATTTGCACCACTATTATCACCAATAGGTTTATCCGGAGATGCTGCTTGGATAATGGCGTTCGCGCTCATCATAGGATTTGTTGCGAAAGAAGCAGTAATAGGTACATTAACCATTATAACAGGAGCCTCCTCGGGTACTGCAGCCATTATACAGCTAGGCTTAAACGATGCACAAATAGCTGCTTTAACAGTTTTCACAATCCTATACGTACCTTGTCTAGCAACAATAGCTGTTATTCAGCTAGAATCTAGGAATTGGAAAATAACATTATCAACTATAGCATTAATGCTGTCTATAGCGTATATTGGAATGATAATAACATATCTTCTAGGATTCCTTATTTAGACAATACTTAAAACAATAAAATATCATTTTATCATAACAATCGATGTGAAAACAAAAATTCGATTAAACAATACTAAATATCTATGAAGATACCTGGTGAAATAATAATGAAGCATAAATCAATAATTATAATAACTATTATAGCAATTATCATAGCTTCTTTAATCAGTATACATATCTATAATCAAACAATGAATCAAAGAGAAGGCTCAGAATCAACATATACAACCACTACAACAACTATTACACCTTTCAACCCATATACTGAGGAGGTTAAGGAAACAATAGCTAATTCTACAAGGATAAGAATATTTAGTGGAAGCTTATATTTCGATAATTTATTCAAAAACCACTACTACGTATTCACAAGCCAAGGATTATCACTATATACAGGAAAAAATTTCTATGGCATATTTAATGCTATGGAATATCCAGGCTATTATTTCAAAACAATAGATCTCAGCGAAAACGAGACAAACATAGTTCTTATAGTAAATATATCTTCAACCGGAGTATTAGACTACTCTTACAAAATAGTATTCGAAAATACAAAAACAGGTTCAAAGCTCAGCTGGCCATTAATGAGATCAACGAATACTACAATTATAAAAATGGATATCTCAACTATTGGGGGCCCTGGTAAGTATAGACTCTACCTGTATGGATGGATCTATACTGGATCAGACATCGTCACTATTAACTGGCAGATCGACTATAGATTGCCTAAAAAATAACCGTGAAAAAATTAAATAGTTATTTTAACATTTACCTTCAGTCTTTAGTTGAACCTGATAATATATTTTAAATATATGTTAAAACTAAATATTCTATTAAGATAATATTAGCATTAGTGAAGGTGTAGAAATTGAGTGGTTCATCAACAACGTATAGGGTATTGTTTATAGATGTAAATAATAGGAAATACTGGGTAGAAGAATATGGTCTCGAAGAGGTAATGGGGCCAATCGAGCTTGGGGTAAAGCTTCATCTTGAAAAATATAAGTCTTGGAAAAAACCCGTATACGATCCTGATAATGCTGTTGTAATAGGTGCAGGCATCTTTACCGGGACAAACCTTTATGGTGGACACAGGTTTGTAGCTGTATTCAAGAGTCCTCTTACAAGAGGATTACATGTTGCTGCGATGGGTGGTGCTGCTTATCAGTTTAACGTTAATGCTGATGCCATTGTTGTTGAGGGTAGATCAAATAAGCCCCTAATAATCAAAGTATATGATGAAGGAGATGGGGAAGTCAAAGTAGATTTTGATGAGATAGATGAGGAAGAACTAGAAAATGTTTGGAGAAACTATAAGGGAGAAAAAGGTGTATTTGCTCTTCAAGAATATCTAAGCGAGAAATATAAGAAATTCTATGAAGAATACAATGGGAGATCAATACTTGTTGGACCAGCATCAAAATACACAAGCCTAGGAGCATTAGTGTCAATAACCCTTGTCAAAGGCAGGATCGATCGTGGAAGCGAAGAATACGCTGCACGCGGCGGTCCTGGAAGCGTTCTCTACAGAGCACATGGTGTAGCAGCCATAGTGTATGGTGGAAAATTCAATAGAAGAACTAAGAGACCAAAAGATCTCTTGGATACACGTAAAATAAACGAGTTGTTCAGAGAAATAGCTGGAAAACCATATATAACAATGGTTATCGAAGCTGGAACAAAGTATAGATATAACCCAAAGCTCAACACTGGAGGTACACTTGGAGGAAACTATCCCAGCTTAAAAATATATACTCCAATGTTCAACTGGAACATGATCTATTTACCTCCTGATCTCAGAGAAAAACTACACGAACTAATAATGAAACACATATGGGAACCATTCAATAAGGAAGCCATAGAAACTAAGTCTTGGAAAACATGCGGAGAACCATGTCCTATTGCATGTAAAAAAGTTAGATTAGACAAGTATAAATCAGACTATGAACCCTACGAAGGATTCGGACCATTCATAGGAGTATTCGACATACATGAGTCACAGAAAATAGTAGAATTAGTAGATGCGTATGGGTTTGACGCTATAGAGACAGGACAACTAGTTGGATTCATATATGATGCTTTAGAGAAGGGATTATTAACACCTGGAGAAGTAGGTTTATCGAGTAAACCCTACTTTAATCCATATGAGTTCAAACTTGAATATAGTAAGCATAATGCTGACCTAGCAATTCAACTAATAGAGAACCTGGCATGGGGTAAGAACCCATTATTGAAACTAATCGGAGAGAAAGGATTAAGATCGGCTGCTAAAATATTGGATATACTATACGAGAACAGAGTAAATGAGAGAAAATGGAGATTCTCAGACCTATT from Staphylothermus marinus F1 harbors:
- a CDS encoding protein-tyrosine phosphatase family protein translates to MSYVWIIPYKLAQGPLPRINELKSLSETFDVFIVLIMPHEVPGGIDYYLSMLNSYGIEYIHVPTPDFHPLQLLELYYLSRYIEEQISNGRKVFVHCMGGVGRSGLVTASYLVYKGYDLYSAIKYLRDRVPYAIENIGQLRMLEDYYLFMKIIDKDHFGKVFDLFMKHSSNTMFKHSSKTAQLVIELADLFGLRIDKSMYKTLLSSILHSIRDLRIIEKTLENTCTDIDYCKKLTISIIKTLKNWTIPSNREELLILVSHTLDYTRDQRVVFTDTNILSKKASITLYCDYDCTVIINKLGDLLNKIEGVIGKKIEIYQQSYMDSV
- a CDS encoding VTT domain-containing protein gives rise to the protein MTISQGLSWLIYQYGVFGVFIVSLIGNAIPYSTIPYLVFIVLYSGSVHDPIIHAMITFAGGFGAALGKVVVYYFGWGIRHVLPENMKENLELFTRLFRKSTFIAVFIFAASPLPDDIIYIPLGATKYSLKKYFIALLAGKITITGLAVFFGSSIEWAIRATTNYPEYITLPILIVLTLYLTYVMAKIEWIKIARIASEKGLVKAIICIIIEVFRITFNMIIYPFKKIIKYLT
- a CDS encoding FeoA family protein, translating into MMQTTLDTLPSGAKARIIGFAHGGGWLYRLYQMGFTPGAIIEVVANYGKGPLIVRIMGAEVAVGRGIARRILVQPL
- the feoB gene encoding ferrous iron transport protein B, translated to MPKEYIEVGVIGQPNVGKSTLFNVLTGRKVHVANWPGVTVEKHVGERIHRGRRIIFVDLPGIYGFSATTIEERIARKYILTQQPDVLLVLVDSLNPERTMYLAIQALEITPRVILVFTKVDSVHAHGIHINYRALSNKLDVPVVPVSSATGVGIVELLDTIIDVKEERKGRKTPLIVDYKELNPFIDSIVDILREKNGNILGFPIRWVAVRLLEGDEELEQIIWQKMGEDVLERIRAIRDEVKKIFGREPSELLSIRRFEYINEILKGVVIRISISSRKSKVLSYFYKPIIGPTLGLTILFTIFILAFTINTGFPLNIILDIMGYPDLASAVEEYSIGGLMESGFDYLSNILYSVMGDNMYSHLIIDGIIGGVGSVLMFLPLIMVVALMLAILEDSGLAPRIAVSLHGMLTKIGVSGHAIFPMMLGLGCNVPAIMATRATPNIRERLRLIMTLPFIPCQARLVVMLAFASALSGIKGLLLIIYGYVAAFATFAITNKLLYIYDKKKNKIIEPEILLELPPLHRPIPRVIWWHVWDATRHFLIKAGTIIFFLSIIIWFSVSFTSSLTYTSDPSISIASDIAKVFAPLLSPIGLSGDAAWIMAFALIIGFVAKEAVIGTLTIITGASSGTAAIIQLGLNDAQIAALTVFTILYVPCLATIAVIQLESRNWKITLSTIALMLSIAYIGMIITYLLGFLI
- a CDS encoding aldehyde ferredoxin oxidoreductase N-terminal domain-containing protein, encoding MSGSSTTYRVLFIDVNNRKYWVEEYGLEEVMGPIELGVKLHLEKYKSWKKPVYDPDNAVVIGAGIFTGTNLYGGHRFVAVFKSPLTRGLHVAAMGGAAYQFNVNADAIVVEGRSNKPLIIKVYDEGDGEVKVDFDEIDEEELENVWRNYKGEKGVFALQEYLSEKYKKFYEEYNGRSILVGPASKYTSLGALVSITLVKGRIDRGSEEYAARGGPGSVLYRAHGVAAIVYGGKFNRRTKRPKDLLDTRKINELFREIAGKPYITMVIEAGTKYRYNPKLNTGGTLGGNYPSLKIYTPMFNWNMIYLPPDLREKLHELIMKHIWEPFNKEAIETKSWKTCGEPCPIACKKVRLDKYKSDYEPYEGFGPFIGVFDIHESQKIVELVDAYGFDAIETGQLVGFIYDALEKGLLTPGEVGLSSKPYFNPYEFKLEYSKHNADLAIQLIENLAWGKNPLLKLIGEKGLRSAAKILDILYENRVNERKWRFSDLLVYASFGEEGHITPNYYWTPGMVAPLPVLGRYWTLYKGVFIDPEQYAEKSFERAVKEMWSDNGGFCRFHRGWAEKTLDKLYEKYYGIKDLNERYKQLYKKIMEYQDLSGAKPTFWESKKIIDYLANAAKEYGNDEWNAKFSLNKEEAAREWWEKFYAKLNELLSSTPVQK